The genome window TTAGTGGCCGGTAGCGACGAAGCACGAAGGCACGGGACTCTCTGCATACGGCTGCCAGTACAGGGGGCGCATCATGCGAGCTGCTGGAGAACATGAGCCCTGTAGAGGCCGGGGTCTTGAGCGTTGAAAATGGCGTGTCAAGAATCTCGTATACTCGAGGCTCTGGTAGGGCGTATGCCCAGACCATAGACCGAATCTCGGCTGGTAAGTTGTTGAAAGCAACAAAGCCCATGGCGGATTATATTCTCCACTGTAGGACAGTACAGACAGTTTTCTCGTTTTGAACCCCGCAGGCTTCAAGAAATTGAGTTGCTTGTGCGTTGTAGGCGTGCGAGTGACGAGCGTTCTCATAATGCTAGAGTAGAGTTGCAGCTGGTGCCGCACTTTAATCACCCCATAATCTATAGCGGCGCTTTTCTATAAGCTTCATGTGGCTCGAATCTTCCGGCCCGGTTGATGTGTGGCATAACGTAAACCACAGTGGCAGATCCTGAAGCTTAAAGGGTCGTTTTTGCACGAATCGCGGGGTTCCATCCCGTGTCCGCACGCGAACcagttgatgatgacggaCAATACAGGAAGTAATCATGGCAACGAATCTTATGATGTTTATTCCCACGAATTTCCGATCATCGGTATGATGCCCATCGAattctcatcatgacatgatGTGGACTTGGCAGCCGGTatatcttcatcatggccacagtggttgatatcatcaagcccGACAACAAAGAGCTCGACACTGTCTAGCGAGCATGTGCGCACCATTCAAAGAAGTTATATACATACCACCCGGGTCACACAGAATCAAGAGAATGTATCATGATCACACGTCAATATATCGATATGGCACACATCATGATCACCCTGTACACTTCACCCTTTGCGTTCTGTTACCCTACAGCTGATCCGCCCGGAGATCGGAACGATTTTTAACCGAGTAAGATACGCACGGACCATGCTCAGATTCAGCGGCTTAAAATCTCGAACGCGTCGTCGAAGCAGagcttttcttttcttcttttcttcttcgtgcGGCTGGCATAACATGAAATTTTTATACCCGTGTTGCTCGAATCCTTGTTTCCGTGGATGTAATCGCAGCGTCAGTTATGCCCCAGATCAATCATAATTGCAGGCCCGCCCTACCATCGTCTGGTTTTGGTGTTTTCACACATCTTAGTCGTGGTTGGGAGGCAGGACATATCAAAATTTCTATCCCGTGACATGTATGTGTAAGACTTACGTCAGTATCCCGTTCGATCATGGAAGTTGGAGAGAACAGAATCAACAATTGCAGAACTGTACAATGGGGGAGTTAAAACTGTGTCTATCTGACTGGGCGGTCTTATTTGATCGCCTTTTGCTCCTAAACTCCTATTACCTGTTCCCTGTCGAGGCTATGTTTTAATGCATGCTAAGGCACAAGGAAAATGCGCCGATATTCCATTGCGAACCACAGGACTCCTACCAGAGAAACCTTACTCGTCCTCTCCCACCTTCTGAAGCTTGCCCATCTCTCGCTTggctccagcttctccaatGAGTCTCACTCTGTCGAGACGAACAGTCTCTCCATCACCCTCACCCTGCTGAACGTAGATCACAAGACTCGATGTCTTCTGGAATTTTACATATCGCAAGCTCAGGCTCACTGTTCCCTCCTCGTTCCAATCCTCGGGAGAAATCTCGATAGCCTGTGTTGGTTCGGTATCGTCGGCTTCGTTGAAGTCGAGGTTATGAGTGCGGTTGATATACAGGTGAATGTTGCCGGGCCTCATCacgtcttcgtcgtcctTGGGAGGGAGGGAAGTGAGCTGTTATACGCAGTCAGTCAGTGTCGGACTTGGTGCAACGTGAAGGGCCAATAAACTGACCTGGAGAGTGTGGAGTTTGACAATGGACTGGAAAGGGATGTACAAAAGCAGCTGGTCATCTGCACCGCTCTGCACGTAGTCCTTGGAGGTTCCCTTGCTGTTACCGAGACCGCTTGGCTTGGAACCATCGAAGAGAACTCGAACAGTCCCGGCGTTCTCATCCGCGTTGAGAACCTCCAGATCACGGAGTTCTATTTGGTCGGTGATGTCGTTGTAGCCTCGTGGAGCTTCCATACCCTTCCAGCTGGGACCACCGCTGGCCGAGCCAGCGTTTTCTCTGGCGGTCTTCTCATTGAGCGAAGCAGCCAAGGCAGGTATTTTCATGAGCGTATCCCTAAGTTTCTGAGGATCGGCCCCCTGGACCTGGTCGACCTGCTTTCCATCTGCAAAAACGATGAAGGTTGGCAGGTCTGTAATTTTGTATTCTTGCGAGAGCTCTGGTTGGTTGTCGCTGTTAACCTTGACCAACGTGATGAGATTCGGCTGCGCTACGTCTTTGGCGAATCTTTCGTAGATAGGAGCGATCTGGTTGGAAGAGTCAGACCAATCGGCGTAAACTTGAAAGAATCATTCGTTAGCttttatcatcatcatttGTGAGAAGGGAATGATAGGTCGCATCGCAGGATAAGTTGACTGGGATGGCGGGGTATCTCTAGAACTACCGCAAGGATCGTAAATTTGATAGGATATACTTACAGTCAGCGATGACTATGCGTGACGACTTGAGGACCGAGTCGAAGTGACGCTTCGAGTCTATAGTGACGACTGAGTTCTGCGACATGATGGATGGCTTGTGATGGTTAAGGTTGACGAGGTATGACGGTGTGGTAGAGACAATCAGCCAGGAACCGAAACGCTGAGCCCCAGGGCTCCAATAGAAAGTGAGTTGGAGGGGTCATTACTATACCGGGGCTGGCGTCATTCGGCCAATGGCGGATAAGTAGCGGCTTCCAAAGCCACCGACCCTGTATTAAGGTACCTATGCAgacctaccttacctactTCGGGACCTTAGTCAAACCTACCGATAACTACATCGCCCTTGAATGACTTTAGAGATCGTGACAGAAAAAATGCTACGAGGTTAAGCCGTAATGCTTTCAATGGCCATCATAAGCTGCTGTTATGATCGTGTAGCTCCGTCTGggtatatatataaaccCTAAAAGCGTTTCATTCTCCAATAGCTACGCCTTCCATTGTCCTAGGAAGAAAATCTAGACAGAACTGCCGGCTTAAATCTGCCAATCGTCACCCTGTCAGGTCTATAAGACTTCTCTAATCTACCTATCTTATGTCTCATTCTGTTCAGCCTGTTGAATAAGCCTGTGCTGTCTTGATGGCATTCCATTGTCATTAAATTCAAGGTTCCTCCTTAACCTCCTCGGGTGTTCTGAGGCGGCCAAACATGCAGCCCTCGTTTCCAGGTGCCAAAGACTGCTCCATGACGACCACGCGGGGTGTTGGCCCTTTGTGTTGTTACTGACCAATGTTTCCTGGAAAAGGCCACGTGCGATTGCTTCTGCAATTCGATACGCGTGGACAATGGCATCTGCGAGCGGCAGATCGCCGTTGAGGTCGAGGTTGACGTTTTACCACAGAACAGTAAGATGAGTGAACGGAGGAATTCGTCAACGACAGCTGATGGGTCAACATCTCGGACCCCAAGATCTACTTTCGGCTATTAACGAAGGACAATAAATGGACGAAGTCAGCCAAGGCCGTCATAGTCGTACCGCCTTCTCCGAGCTGTTGAATCTTTCTGATGCTTTCTTCTCCCACTGCTTCAGCGTGACCTTCCAAGTTCGACGGGCTCAGCGCAGCTTCTTCTGCCCCCAAGGCCACAGCAAGGTTCTAGGGAAGTCCAAACTCGCCATCGAAGGCAATTGCTGTCATAGACTCGGTTTCCGTCGAAGTATTTGCTTCACTTTCTGGCGCTAGTATTTTCATGACAGTTGAAGGGTCACTCTCAGACAGCTCCGAAGATCCAGGAGAGCCTTGTTTCTCCAAATCTTCAACGATACCCTTTGGTAGCTCGTAACAGTATCGCGAGATTGATCTGTTAAATCTCCTGGACACAACATCGTTCGCCGACCATGAATTCCGAGTAAACCGTACACTTCTTAAAATGGTACCTTATAGAAGAGAGATGTTTCAAGTCGCAgaggctgttctttttgttcttgaCGGTGAAGTATTTGATATTCTTACTTTCGTCTTTGATCAACTTCACAGTAAATGCAGAGTCTCTGGTTTTAATGTCTGCGTGGATTCCGTCGTTGAAAGTTTGAACAATGTTGCACGTGAAGTTTTCTTCAAATAGTATCCATCGAGGACCTCAGCGTTGTACTCTCGAAACATTTTCCGATGATGAGAGCGACGTCTTGTTGTTAATGTGGATTAGCAGATGGCACTCGTGTCAGTGACGGGTGAGCCTTACATGTTAGTGGTTCTCATATCAATGTTAACATTCGTGTCACCGGATGCATCCTGAGATACCTCAGTATCCAGGGTATTAAAGGGAAAAATGGATCCCTTGGAGGTCCTGTTCCCCTGCTGGACTTAGGTGATCAGTGACTTTGGTCATCTGGGCTTGCTTGTGTTGTAGGTCAGCCCAGAGCAGCTGAACGCTCAATCCTGTTCTTGTTGCTCAGCCATGTCCAAGTAGTGAAGGTTACCCTGGCAAAAATAAAGTAAAGGGTATAGTCGGGGGATCATATGTTTGATAGATGGGATGAGCCAGCGGAGGTAGAAATTTCGTCCTCGAAGGTATACATGAACAACGAAAACAGATGATGGGGTCGGTAGATAATCAGGCCTAATAATAGCTAGTATGATCTAGTGGAAACAAGGAATTTCGTCGTCGAGTGGTATGCTTGAATAacggaggagatgaagaaggattaaaagaacaaaagaagaagtctgAGATGGTATGCCCTTGACAATGGATATGGATGGGAAGTCGTCCGAAAGCCCTCTGAATCACCGACTCGTCAGAGAATAAGGACCTACACCAAGCCCTCAAATCATACCCCAGGTTTCTCTTAGTTTAATATCTCATAACTAATACAAAGACACAATAGGCTGAGCTGAGCCCTATATCTACATGTATGATCTGTTCATGTATAGCACAAGAAAAAGAGGCGGTGAGGGTTTATAGATAGTATCTTGGGGGATTAAACAGGTTACTGCCAGATATCCATGAAAAGGTAGGCTATTTTCTGGAGTATCTGAATTATTTTATTGTATTTAACTTGAAAATTCAAGTACACAAACTCTTGTATATTACCCAATAGTATCACCAGGAGATCGTGAAGTCTGTTGTGCGGCTTTGACATCTGCTATTTGTTTTCTAGACCTGCTGCTAGATGCCATTACCCTACCCTATATGAGAGCTAACGGCCAAGATTCACATACTTATGTTGATACTTAATGTAACTACTGTAACATCTATAGTATCTCGATCATCCCATGGAAGGCTTCCACTAAATACGGCCGAAATGTAAAATGTAAAATGCTAATCTTCGTTTTATTTTTCCCAGTTTCATCTGCGGACACAATTATTGAACACGGTTTACACTCCCCCACATATGTCATACAACATTAAAAATGAAATTCAACAGGAAGTAAAATACCAGTAGCTAGTGTGTAGTAAACATACAAAGTAAAGTTGCCCTGTCTTATTGGATAACCCTGGATTGATGTTCAATGGCTTGTGGGAATTATACAGGCGATTTCTGAAAGTTTGGTCAACCTGAAGAGAAACTGGTGATACTCCTCATAGTTCCAAACATGCACTATGCTCCCGACACAATAGATACGAACCTCCATTGGAAAGGGTAATCTTGTGGCTCTCATAATGATCCGTAGTGCAATTACTCAGTGAGTGAAATGCTTCGTCCGAATCAAGAACAGTGAGACAAGACCGTCCCGTCCACAATGGAGTTGATGGGACCAATGCTGAAGTTCCTAGTCCCACCCAGTAGAAGGACCAGAAAAAGTATCAGCGCGCAAGAGCAgcaaaacaaggaacaaaagTAAATGCAGTTCTTGCAGAGCCAAGCCAGCGGTGCATCCGACGTCAAACTTGACAGTCAACAACAAATCTTGCAATGTCTCAAGCTGTGGCGCTCCGGGTTCCTGCGGCAGCGAGGATACTGCAATATTAGAGTGTCTAGGCCGTCATCGTTCTTGCGACAACAATGAGAGACAACAAGGATGCATCATGTATGCATATGCGAGGCATTGCATACTCTCAAGAAACTGTTGGTCGAGAGACGAGGCTCTTACAGTAGCGTACGTGCATGTTTTTCTGTGCTTTTGTTGAGTTTTTCGTGCCGTTGCCACTCCCGTCTCGCGTGGCCGGACCAGATCCGCGTGGTTAACGGTGGAACGGATTGGTACTATTATGGGGGCCTGTGGAGTGGAGATTATCGGGGCTTGACGTGAGGGAGAAAGATGGAGCTCAGTCGCTATTTATTCCTGCCCTTCACCTTTCTGGAAGCATGCATGAGGCAAGGGATAAGATGAAGGATTTTCTTCCGCGCATATACAGGAGGATAAGAGGGATTTGCTGAGACTCGGGGGAGCCGCGTATCAGAGCAAAACTGGAGAAGTCTGGATTTTGTCTTGCTCTAAAGGACTTTCTCTTGCATGTTTTCGAGCCAACCTCCTAAATCTGCATCTCGCCCCTACAATCTGGGACTGTAAGATTACCTGTCTGATATAACGCCGCATAGGCACATGTGCAGATGCAGCTGCCGGAAGTGGGTTGCATTGCTGTATCGATCGGATCCTGGGCTCCCATCAATCTGGCATTTCCCTTCTGTCGGGCCTGTCACTGCTCTGCCAAAAACTGTCCATTATAAGATTCAGTACACGGCTCTGCTTTGGACAGGCATGCTTTGACTAGTTAATTGGATAGCCAGCACTAATCCAAGGAATACTTTGGGAACTGACAAAGTGAAGCCACACAAGCGCATGTCACACAAAGATGGTTCGTAGTTAAGTGACACTCCCGCAGTTGCCCTGGGTCGCTGATGAAGTGGTTCCATCAAGGTGACCACAGACCTGATACATGACAATATGAAGTGAGATATTCAGCCAAGTCAAGTTTCACTACCCAATGAGTTCTCATCTATGCACTTGTGGAATGTTTTGGATTTCAGATTGCTGCTCTAGCTGTTCCGTAATATGAAGACCAAAAAGCGCCAATATCGTGAATAGTCAGTCATGGGGTATAGTTTGTGCATGCTGTCGATGTTTTGTTTTAGTCTGGTCAATTGCATAAAGAACGTAGGAAGGAAAGCATTACCTGATCAGGCCTCTCCCTATTAAACAACACATTGAAGGGGTTTCGGCCCAGTACGTTCAGAATCTTGTTTGCCCATCGTGCGCCTGAACCTGTCGCTTCTAAGTCTTACAACAGACAGTGGCAAGCCTTCAAGAGGTCTGACAAGACGAACACAGCTGACGAATAGGTTGAGTAGGACAGAAATCCAGTACCAGCGAGGGAACAACAGAACATACGAAAACCGACTATCATGAAATTTAAGTTCAACCAGACACATTATCTGAGGTAAGGGCTAGCACAAGGGATTATGAAGGGAGCGTGAATAAGTTGGATGCTGTGCACAAAACTCCTTTTTTTGCCTCTCGTGGCCGAGCCAGCTAGCCACTTTGCCACTGACTTCTGTGAAACCTAAAAAGTTTGAGTGAGACACTATGCATCTTTCTTATGAAGCAGGCTTGTTACTTGTCGCTTGTATTCGTGAGCGATTCAGACTTGTATGACCCAAAAAGCAAGGGGTAGTCTTGCCAACAAGACCGGATGTCATTGGCGGGGTAAGCACGACTCGGGCCCGGTCATTGAGGTCTTTTGATTGACGGAGACGAGTCCTGAAAAAGCCTAGCAGAGACACCAACCAAGGCAGAGGAAGTGAGATCTGATGGGAGATCTGTCATAACAGACGTAAAAAGAATATACGGGGTTCTCTTACCAAAGGTCGAGAGCCTGCTAGAACATTTGCGTAATCGTCGTTCCCGTGCCAGAGAGTCATGGTGAGCTTCTGACTTTCTATAATGATACATAGCCTCTGATTGGTCAGGCAACCGTGAGCCTCATATTGCACATACCCGGGGTTACGAAGCTAGTATCAAGTGATTTTCACACATTTGACTCGGGATATCTGCCGCAATTCATTACGTCGACAGCTGCAAAAAGCTTCTTTGTCTGATGCAGCAACTGTTGACAAGGATACAAGAAGCTAGGAACGAGCAGTTCTTACTCGAGGATAAGGTGCACGGCCTAACAACCATGACAAGCGGGGAAGTCCCATGCACTCCGCCACCACAAAGGGCCAATGAGCAGTGATGAGAGAGACAAAAGAAGCAATATGGACCCCACCCTTCTAGGGTCCCTGTGAACAAAGAGACAAGGGCTCGCCATCGTTTTTGAAGTTGAACTTGACTCCATTAGAGTGTACAAGTGACGGAAGGTCCGCGATGATTGCCAGGAATGTTGTATTTGACTCTTTGTATGCAGAAACTGTTTGGTCTTACCTTCATATCTGCCTTGTGCTTCGAACAAACTTGAGCATTGTGTTGCAACCAGGAGCCCTTATAGAGAACCAAATGATGGGAAACTCCGCTTGTCCGCAAATGGCTCGTCGAAAGCTCACCTAGTTGTTCTCATGAGTGAGCATATATTACACCGCTGTAAGTTAGATATTTCGTCTGCTTAGGACTgttaagaagaagaaaaaggttTAGGAAGCGGAGCTCATGATATGCTGAAGCGTCTACCCTAGTTCTGACCCTGGCTTTCCGCCAGATCCTGATGCTCGTCTGAGACACGGACCGTACGTCTGCCTGTGCGTAAGTCTTGGCCTCGGCAAACTCGTAGGACAGAAGACGAAAGAGTAGCACTCATGGCTACGTGTAACTGGGAGTCAAAGCAATGAGCCCATACATGAGGCTACAACTCACCCAAAGGACAACAATGAGTTTCGAATCATCAATTTAAAAGAGTGCTATGAGGTTTATGATGGCATCACCCGAGAATTCAGTGACAACCCTAATCGCAGAGCGTGAGCAAAATTTGCGCCGTATTTCTTATATCCACGCGTAACTGGAAAACCACGACTCCTTGCGGAGTGATGATGGGTCACGGTATATACCCGGCCATGCAAGGAATTTCCGATAGTTCCTTAATCATGATATTTGCCCCAAGCCAAGGGCCTTTCGGGAAGCCACTTTCAGTAACGAAAGTCCCTCGCTCGCAGCACCGCACTTCTGACGGCATTGTCCAGGATGCAAAAGGGTCCAGCGAGGGGCCTAAATTGGAAACTCCACCTCGACAACAGAGTTCTTGGTCTTCAATACGATAAGAAGCAACTCGACATAGCACGTGCCTGAACTGAATTTACCCTTGACGGAAGTGATCTGCTCTTGCTGATAACCTTCGCGTCTTGGAGCTTCCCACGGTATACAAAGATTCAGCTTGACAGGCCACCGTCTTTTCAGCTGCTTCTGTATCAATAACAAACAAGGCAAATTTGCGAATAATTCCATCTGAGAGACAAAACATGCTAGTGGAGATTTGCCTATGACTAGAAGTAGACATTTTGCCTGCGAAACCGGAATGCTGGCATATTACCTAGCTAGCCGGATTTTTGTCAGAATTACATGTGAGTAGCGACGACAACGCTAGGAAGGGCTTGGTTCACTTCGAcgggaaaaaaaaaagcaagTCATCCACCGTTGGCCCAGGGTACTGTACCGTATCGTGGGGGAAAACAAACCGCGGTCTGGTCTCTCGGGGAGAGATCAAGGAGCCGCGCTCCTTGCAGCGACTAAAGTGATGGCCCTTGTTAGTTCGCACCGGCAGTGGTATCGCTTTCCCGTAACATATCCTAACATCATCAGAGCGCGATAAACCTGGGTCTTCTAATGGATCAGCACTCTAGATGTGTGGTGACATCAATGGCAGAGCGCATGATTCGTCGTGTATGGAAAGGCACCTAGATGGCGAGCAAGTCAATTGCCGTGTCAAGGCGATCGAGTCGCAGAAGGGCAGGGATGAGAAAGAGCCTTGGGTCAGATATAGGAGACAGGGGTAGGAAACAACATTCTCTTCGAGTATCGTCATTGTTTGCCTATACTCGAACTTGAATTTCCTCTCTTCTCATGAGTAAGCAAAACATCGTAAGGACATCTCCGGAGTATTCGAAACTGGGCAGAGTGTGGCTATCCCGCGGGCACTCGGACAAGCATGTCTCTCGCAAATGTCTCTGCTGCGCGTGTGCccgtttctcttctttaaagaaaaagaaaccacAAGCAACTCTCAATGGATGCATCCAGGCGTTATTGAGGAGTTCAGAACAGGACTAGCCCAAGTTTGCAAGGGTACTGGGGGTGCTGAAGTCGAAGGGAGTTCGTGCCCTAGGGAGAATCTGGAGGGAGTGCAGGGGAGCGGCGTCAGCTATGGGTGTGCTCAACTGCCCCAAGTGGGGCTGACAAGGGCGCTGGTATCCCTATCCCTGCTCCCGCGGCAGCCACAAACGTTTTACCCTCCAACGTCCTATGTACCGTTGGAGCTGGTCATTCCTTACTGAGTGATGCTTAAAGTCTCCCTGAAGCCCAGAGCTGTTTTCTTTGACGGATAATGGTAGAAAGAAGGGTCGTTCCTGTTGTTTTAAATCGCTAAAATTACAGCATACCTGACCTTGATTATTCATCTCATTTTTTACTGCTTATTTGCATTATCGGCAGTCGTGGTAGGAGAGCTACGGGTCGTCCTTGGTGGTTCTTGCCTCGTGCAACACAAACACAGCCTCAGGTTccttccctctcttcacTCGCTCCGTTACACCTGCTGTGCAACCTTTCTCACACCATACCGAATTGCATTTGTTTCCTCTCACACCTCGCACAAAACCATCTTATttccttttcatcacttaCAGCTCAATATCAACATTTAGATCGCTTGTTACAAGAACAGGAGCACACTATTTCACTGTTGCGAAGGGCCCAAGGGCTTTACTCTGCCGCAATTCACATTACAGTGCAGAGTAACAAGGACGAGGACAGGATAGTACAACATCAAGCTCGACAGAACCAACCCATTCCGTGCTTGTCGCTCTGGAATCACATCAACTAGAATACAATTGTTCTTCAATCAACAATCCATATCGAACCAACGTCTCGAAGAGCACGAAGCTCTGCGTCGGGATTCTAACTCATTACATCTGCCCTTGTGGCCATGAATCATTCTACTTCCTTCGATTCTCCCTTCGTCACTGCTTGATACAGTCACACCCGACTCAGTCTCGAACATCTAGCGCCATTCAGCTTCAACTCCAGTCTGAACTGTTTTGCCTTGTTCTCACAAAGCACCAATTTCCACCGCGAGTGGCTCTGATTCACCCCAAAGGTCACTTCGGCTTACAACTCGCCTCTTCATTTCCTCCACTGATAAGTCTTCACTGCATCAGATCTGGTACGTTGCAACCAAATTTCTTCGTTTCGTGCACCTCTATGCACGAGGTGCGCTCAATACTATCTTTCACTTCGCTAACACGACTCGACCCAGGCATCCTGCGCAACGTTCACTTACCTCTTCACTGACCAAAGGTTCAATATGGCCAATGGTTTCGGAAGCCTCGAGCGCTTcttcgccaagaagaagacgccaGCCTCCTCGACCGAATCAGTTGAGCCTGCTTCTAACCCTCCAACAATACCTCAGTTTCCTTCACCTTCTTTTATTCGCCCCAAAACAAGTCGCATGGCGGCGCGAGAGGAAGTGAGAAAGCAGCCTGGCAATCGAGTTCCATCTCTACCgtctcctctttctcctcatcgAGTGGACTTGATGCACGCCCAGAGCCCCACGCGCTTCTCAAATTCGCATAAGTTACAGTATTCCCCTCTCAAGGCTTCTTTCATGTCTACACAAGACGATTCCTTCCTAGACGACTTTGATGTTTATCAATTTCCGCGACCTCCAACCCGCCAGGGAGAAAcatctgcttcttcatctacCTGTGATCCAAAATCATCCATGGAAGCCCCTAGTGAGCGTAGCCTTCCATTGCGACCCTCGAGAAAGCCTGCAACTAGAACTTCGCGGCTTGATACTCCCCCGTCCTCAGACCTGGAAGATGAGGGTACCCGCAGCCCTCAATATTTCCGTGACAAAAAGCTTCCGGCATTACCTCCCCAGAAGCCTCCGACGCCAGAGTCTTCACCAGAGCTTCGTCCGGTTCACATTGCTCAACTTCGAGCATCCAAGTCTATCGACTTTCTGAACAAGGCAGTTTGCAGGGACATCCGCCGCCATTTTACCAAAACTCTGGATCAGAGGCCACTTCGAAAAGCTATCAGTCAGACTAGCCTGGAAGACACCACAAATAGGCTCTCCATCACTAGCTCTACACTCCGAGAACCGGACTTCAACGAGTTTTTCAACCtcagtgatgatgatattgctGAATCGGCTCCCGCAGATGCGGATGCGGTTGAGACATCAACATACGCCACTGCTCCTTCTGCCCCCGACTCTCCTCGTTCTTCCCTCCTGACACTCACCCCACCTTATGCAAGCAAGCCTGCAACTGCTGCAGCATTTGAGGCGGCTAGGATTGCTAAACGCTACAACTTCGATCTCGTTTACGTGGTCAACTTATGGACTGACTATGAGCGACTTAATTCTGAAAGTCCTGCCAGCATGAACTCACTAAGCAAGAAATTTGGACCCTTGTCTGGTCGCCTCCTCGCCGCTTATGGACTGGAAAATGTCAACCTGCCTTTCCAAATATCAACGACAGCTCATAGCAAGATTTTGAAGACTCCAGGTTGGATCGAGTATCGCGCAAAGGAGGTCCGTAATGACGAATTTGCGCGAGGCTATGCCTGCGCTTTCTACACTGGCGAGTGTTCAAGAGGGGGCTCTGTCATCTCGAgaaactcttcttcttcaacatgctCTGTCCAATCTATGAACACTGACCGTGGAATCATTTTCGCGGCGTACCGAAAGCCGCGAGCTGACGGAAGCTTACTTGGGATTTCTTCTGGCCCTGCCGATCTTGTCAACGTTCACAAGGATGCGGAGGCGCTTGTTGAAATGCTTGTGGACATCCATGTAACGAATAGACTCCGAGAGCCTCAATCGCGTTGCCACCAATCAGAAGAGACAGGCCCAATGCCATCACAGCGAGTTGGGCGTCTGTGAGGCCAACAACAGGCCTCATTCTTACAAACCACATCACAACGAGATATGTTTACACGACTTTATTTCATTTGTCTTTCATGCGAGCAGGTCATACTTCGCTACGATATTATTGCGAGTTTTGCGTTTACTTGTTTGACTCAAGATACCACAACGGGCGGTCACCTGTCGATTTTCGTTACACGTTACGGTCAT of Fusarium oxysporum Fo47 chromosome I, complete sequence contains these proteins:
- a CDS encoding PITH domain-containing protein, which encodes MSQNSVVTIDSKRHFDSVLKSSRIVIADFYADWSDSSNQIAPIYERFAKDVAQPNLITLVKVNSDNQPELSQEYKITDLPTFIVFADGKQVDQVQGADPQKLRDTLMKIPALAASLNEKTARENAGSASGGPSWKGMEAPRGYNDITDQIELRDLEVLNADENAGTVRVLFDGSKPSGLGNSKGTSKDYVQSGADDQLLLYIPFQSIVKLHTLQLTSLPPKDDEDVMRPGNIHLYINRTHNLDFNEADDTEPTQAIEISPEDWNEEGTVSLSLRYVKFQKTSSLVIYVQQGEGDGETVRLDRVRLIGEAGAKREMGKLQKVGEDE